In the genome of Perca fluviatilis chromosome 4, GENO_Pfluv_1.0, whole genome shotgun sequence, one region contains:
- the LOC120558233 gene encoding zinc finger and SCAN domain-containing protein 21-like isoform X1, translating to MADMATLHYLNAFISERLTAAAVEIFGAVEKTLTEYQGEISRSKQEIDQLKTLVLWPQVKLHRSVSSLYALSCHSAAHQVSAVCCYKEASPGCRPPDVSLSTLHIKDEQDRRADQQGPPCRQQGDTTVSPQFVKREDLEEPPSDFCRTLAVEQTADIKAEPDGDELITSPSTREAEISCGINPESSGLQREALKDALEITHHGRDGLDGQQYTEQDWSPSLDHKDSDPPQIKKEKFPSSSPQEVTDHYYELPLQSESSYDEPNSSSPSHGQTGNNKTFYTAEKKRRAVEGEGCKLSTLTVPQPSYYFSLDNTAAQREYGENTEGVVNGECIKTLTPTGTRQKKKHNSNLRSRKRDSIGVKEDMNDLTRERRHTCPICAKRFKESGHLRDHVRIHTGEKPFQCKECGMNFRQSGTLTLHMRIHTGERPHQCSDCGRRFNRKGDMKTHRMTHTGERPHLCVLCGKSFKRKSNLNTHLKLHSEDKMDYTQPL from the exons ATGGCTGACATGGCCACTCTACACTATCTAAACGCTTTCATTTCTGAGCGGCTGACAGCGGCGGCTGTGGAGATTTTCGGGGCGGTGGAGAAAACGTTGACAGAGTACCAGGGAGAAATCAGCCGCTCCAAGCAGGAGATAGATCAACTGAAAACACTGGTGCTCTGGCCTCAAGTCAAATTACATAGATCAG TCTCGTCCCTATATGCACTTTCATGTCATTCAGCAGCTCATCAGGTCAGTGCTGTCTGCTGTTATAAGGAGGCTTCTCCTGGGTGCCGCCCACCAGATGTGAGCCTGAGCACCCTGCATATTAAAGATGAACAAGACAGGAGGGCTGATCAGCAAGGACCGCCCTGTAGGCAGCAGGGCGATACCACCGTGTCTCCTCAGTTTGTGAAAAGAGAAGATCTCGAGGAGCCGCCCTCAGACTTCTGCAGAACGTTGGCTGTTGAGCAGACAGCAGATATTAAAGCCGAGCCTGATGGCGACGAGTTAATAACATCTCCATcaaccagggaggctgagatcTCCTGTGGGATAAATCCAGAGTCTTCTGGACTTCAGCGAGAAGCCCTGAAAG ATGCGCTTGAGATCACTCATCATGGGCGGGATGGGCTTGATGGGCAGCAGTACACTGAACAAGACTGGAGCCCCAGTCTGGACCACAAGGACTCTGATCCCCCTCagataaaaaaggaaaagtttCCATCATCTAGTCCTCAGGAAGTTACTGACCACTACTATGAACTCCCTCTTCAGTCAGAGAGCAGTTATGATGAGCCTAATTCTTCAAGCCCCAGCCACGGCCAGACTGGgaacaacaaaacattttacacagcggagaaaaagagaagagctGTTGAAGGAGAAGGCTGCAAACTGTCCACGCTGACAGTTCCTCAGCCCTCCTACTACTTCAGTCTAGACAATACTGCAGCTCAACGTGAATACGGAGAGAATACAGAAGGTGTGGTGAATGGAGAATGTATTAAGACCCTCACACCAACAGGAACGAGgcaaaagaaaaagcacaacTCCAACTTGCGCAGTAGGAAAAGAGACAGTATTGGAGTGAAAGAAGACATGAATGATCTGACCAGGGAGAGAAGACATACTTGTCCCATCTGCGCAAAACGTTTTAAGGAATCGGGCCATTTGAGGGATCAtgtgagaatccacacaggagagaagccctTCCAGTGTAAGGAATGCGGCATGAACTTTAGACAGAGTGGAACTTTGACTttgcacatgagaatccacacggGGGAACGGCCACACCAGTGCAGCGACTGTGGTCGGCGCTTCAATCGAAAAGGCGACATGAAGACTCACAGGATGACGCACACGGGGGAAAGACCCCATCTGTGCGTGTTGTGTGGGAAAAGCTTTAAAAGGAAGAGCAACTTAAACACACATCTAAAGCTCCATTCAGAGGACAAAATGGATTACACACAACCGTTGTGA
- the LOC120558233 gene encoding uncharacterized protein LOC120558233 isoform X3, which produces MADMATLHYLNAFISERLTAAAVEIFGAVEKTLTEYQGEISRSKQEIDQLKTLVLWPQVKLHRSVSSLYALSCHSAAHQVSAVCCYKEASPGCRPPDVSLSTLHIKDEQDRRADQQGPPCRQQGDTTVSPQFVKREDLEEPPSDFCRTLAVEQTADIKAEPDGDELITSPSTREAEISCGINPESSGLQREALKAPA; this is translated from the exons ATGGCTGACATGGCCACTCTACACTATCTAAACGCTTTCATTTCTGAGCGGCTGACAGCGGCGGCTGTGGAGATTTTCGGGGCGGTGGAGAAAACGTTGACAGAGTACCAGGGAGAAATCAGCCGCTCCAAGCAGGAGATAGATCAACTGAAAACACTGGTGCTCTGGCCTCAAGTCAAATTACATAGATCAG TCTCGTCCCTATATGCACTTTCATGTCATTCAGCAGCTCATCAGGTCAGTGCTGTCTGCTGTTATAAGGAGGCTTCTCCTGGGTGCCGCCCACCAGATGTGAGCCTGAGCACCCTGCATATTAAAGATGAACAAGACAGGAGGGCTGATCAGCAAGGACCGCCCTGTAGGCAGCAGGGCGATACCACCGTGTCTCCTCAGTTTGTGAAAAGAGAAGATCTCGAGGAGCCGCCCTCAGACTTCTGCAGAACGTTGGCTGTTGAGCAGACAGCAGATATTAAAGCCGAGCCTGATGGCGACGAGTTAATAACATCTCCATcaaccagggaggctgagatcTCCTGTGGGATAAATCCAGAGTCTTCTGGACTTCAGCGAGAAGCCCTGAAAG CACCTGCCTAA
- the LOC120557886 gene encoding interferon-induced GTP-binding protein Mx-like encodes MNSLNQQYEEKVRPCIDLIDSLRSLGVDDDLSLPAIAVIGDQSSGKSSVLEALSGVALPRGSGIVTRCPLELKMKRKKEGEEWYGKISYQDWVEEIDDPADVEIKIREAQDEMAGEGAGISEELISLEIASPDVPDLTLIDLPGIARVAVKGQPENIGDQIKRLIQKFIKRQETISLVVVPCNVDIATTEALKMAQEVDPGGERTLGILTKPDLVDKGTEETVVATVHNEVIPLTKGYMIVRCRGQKDITDKLSLTEAIEREKAFFKNHVQFQILYDEGYATVPKLAENLTFELVHHIKRSLPQLEEQIEKKLRQTQADLDKYGNGPPPDATERLGFLIDRVTAFTYDAISLAAGEELKFGGRPNIFAILRKEFAVWKEVIERSGTTFNWNIEREVAQYERKYRGRELPGFINYKTFEGMVKEQIKQLEGPAVLKLKEVAEIVKKELFELAQSSLVGLPNLIKTAQMKIEAIRKERETTAESMLRTQFKMELIVYTQDSTYSKKLGKRKREDDVTVFNGIAVKTSTSSTDSGATLKEMIKHLKSYYQIAGQRLADQIPLVIRYQMLQESAIQLQREMLQMLQDKEKTEALLQEDSGIKTKRINLQNRLKRLSKARMLLTDFSMNIYNFNTTHCNP; translated from the exons ATGAACTCTCTGAACCAACAGTATGAGGAGAAGGTGCGTCCCTGCATTGACCTCATCGACTCTCTTCGCTCTCTGGGTGTAGATGACGACTTGTCGCTGCCAGCTATCGCCGTAATTGGAGACCAAAGTTCGGGGAAGAGCTCCGTGTTGGAGGCGCTGTCAGGGGTGGCTCTGCCAAGAGGAAGTG GCATTGTGACAAGATGTCCTCTCGAACTgaagatgaagagaaagaaagaaggagaggagtGGTACGGAAAGATAAGCTACCAGGACTGGGTGGAAGAGATAGATGACCCTGCTGATGTGGAGATAAAAATTCGAGAAG CTCAGGATGAAATGGCCGGGGAAGGGGCGGGGATCAGTGAGGAGCTCATCAGTCTGGAGATCGCCTCTCCTGATGTTCCAGACCTGACGCTCATTGACCTTCCCGGCATCGCCAGGGTGGCTGTAAAGGGACAACCAGAGAACATTGGAGACCAG ATAAAGAGACTGATCCAGAAGTTCATCAAAAGACAAGAAACCATCAGCTTGGTGGTTGTTCCATGCAACGTGGACATAGCAACCACAGAGGCTTTGAAGATGGCACAGGAGGTGGATCCTGGTGGGGAGAGGACTCTGG GTATCTTGACCAAGCCCGACCTGGTGGACAAAGGCACAGAAGAGACAGTGGTTGCAACTGTCCATAATGAGGTCATCCCCCTGACGAAGGGCTACATGATTGTCCGGTGCAGGGGTCAGAAGGACATCACGGACAAGCTGTCCCTGACTGAAGcaatagaaagagagaaagccTTCTTTAAAAATCATGTGCAATTCCA GATCCTCTACGATGAAGGCTATGCCACTGTTCCTAAACTGGCAGAAAACCTCACCTTTGAGCTGGTGCATCATATCAAG AGATCGCTGCCTCAACTGGAAGAGCAGATAGAAAAGAAACTCAGGCAGACTCAGGCAGATCTCGACAAATATGGCAACGGACCCCCACCTGACGCAACTGAGAGACTCGGTTTCCTCATTGAT AGAGTGACAGCATTTACATATGATGCTATCAGCCTCGCCGCAGGGGAGGAACTCAAATTTGGAGGCAGGCCTAATATCTTTGCCATACTCCGAAAAGAGTTTGCAGTATGGAAAGAGGTCATAGAGCGCTCTGGAACAACAT TCAACTGGAATATTGAGAGAGAGGTGGCTCAGTATGAACGAAAGTACCGTGGAAGAGAACTGCCGGGGTTCATCAACTACAAGACCTTTGAGGGCATGGTCAAGGAGCAGATCAAACAGCTGGAAGGGCCTGCTGTCCTGAAACTCAAGGAAGTGGCAG AAATTGTGAAGAAAGAGTTGTTTGAGTTGGCACAGAGCAGCCTTGTTGGACTTCCTAACCTCATCAAAACAGCTCAG ATGAAGATTGAAGCCATCAGAAAGGAGAGGGAGACTACAGCCGAGTCCATGCTGAGGACTCAGTTTAAGATGGAGTTGATTGTTTACACTCAGGACAGCACATACAGCAAGAAGTTAGGGAAGCGGAAGAGGGAAGATGATGTGACGGTCTTCAATGGTATAGCAGTGAAGACAAGCACCAGCAGCACTGACAGTGGGGCCACCCTGAAGGAGATGATTAAACACCTGAAATCCTATTACCAA ATTGCTGGCCAGCGTCTGGCTGACCAGATCCCCCTGGTGATCCGCTACCAGATGTTGCAGGAGTCTGCCATCCAGCTGCAGAGGGAGATGCTGCAGATGCTTCAGGACAAGGAGAAAACCGAGGCCCTGCTTCAAGAGGACTCTGGCATAAAAACCAAGAGAATCAACCTTCAGAATCGCCTCAAGCGCCTGTCAAAGGCACGCATGCTGTTGACTGACTTCAGTATGAACATATACAACTTCAACACAACTCATTGCAATCCTTGA
- the LOC120558214 gene encoding synaptoporin isoform X1, with protein MDTSDQLASVGTFQVLKLPLGFIRVLEWLFAIFAFATCGGYSGQLRVSVDCMEKALSNLSIGIDFAYPFRLHQVSFEAPVCEGIRRERVFLIGDYSSSAEFFVTIAVFAFLYSLMATIVYIFFQNKYRENNRGPLIDFVVTVVFSFMWLVSSSAWAKALSEVKMATDPDEVQLLISACKVQTNKCGSLHGPRWSGLNTSVVFGFLNFVLWAGNIWFVFKETGWHKGATRLAGGASEKQSNTFNQQCYNQGSFDQSGSYNTQGNLGQPSEYSQVGGPTSYSNQM; from the exons ATGGACACCTCTGATCAG CTTGCCTCTGTGGGGACGTTTCAAGTGCTAAAATTACCTCTGGGATTTATCCGTGTTTTGGAATGG CTCTTTGCCATTTTTGCATTTGCGACATGTGGGGGCTACTCTGGGCAGCTGCGGGTTAGTGTGGACTGCATGGAGAAGGCCCTAAGCAACCTCAGCATTGGCATCGACTTTGCTTATCCTTTCAG GTTGCACCAGGTGTCCTTTGAAGCGCCCGTGTGTGAGGGTATTAGGAGGGAACGCGTTTTCCTTATTGGAGACTATTCATCCTCTGCAGAGTTCTTCGTCACCATTGCGGTCTTTGCCTTCCTGTATTCCCTCATGGCGACCATTGTCTACATCTTCTTTCAGAACAAGTACCGTGAAAACAACCGAGGACCACTCATT GACTTTGTAGTGACTGTGGTGTTCTCCTTCATGTGGCTGGTCAGTTCTTCTGCCTGGGCCAAGGCTTTGTCTGAGGTGAAAATGGCCACTGATCCAGATGAGGTGCAGCTCCTTATCTCTGCCTGCAAAGTCCAGACCAACAAGTGTGGCTCTCTGCATGGACCACGCTGGTCCGGACTCAACACCTCAGTG GTTTTTGGGTTTCTCAACTTTGTTCTATGGGCTGGGAACATCTGGTTTGTCTTTAAGGAGACCGGTTGGCACAAGGGCGCTACAAGGTTAGCAGGCGGGGCATCTGAGAAACAGTCCAACACCTTTAACCAGCAGTGCTACAACCAGGGAAGCTTCGACCAGTCAGGGAGCTACAACACCCAGGGAAACCTCGGACAGCCATCTGAGTACAGCCAGGTGGGAGGGCCCACCTCCTACTCCAATCAAATGTAG
- the LOC120558214 gene encoding synaptoporin isoform X2, translating into MCMVIFAPLFAIFAFATCGGYSGQLRVSVDCMEKALSNLSIGIDFAYPFRLHQVSFEAPVCEGIRRERVFLIGDYSSSAEFFVTIAVFAFLYSLMATIVYIFFQNKYRENNRGPLIDFVVTVVFSFMWLVSSSAWAKALSEVKMATDPDEVQLLISACKVQTNKCGSLHGPRWSGLNTSVVFGFLNFVLWAGNIWFVFKETGWHKGATRLAGGASEKQSNTFNQQCYNQGSFDQSGSYNTQGNLGQPSEYSQVGGPTSYSNQM; encoded by the exons ATGTGTATGGTTATATTTGCTCCG CTCTTTGCCATTTTTGCATTTGCGACATGTGGGGGCTACTCTGGGCAGCTGCGGGTTAGTGTGGACTGCATGGAGAAGGCCCTAAGCAACCTCAGCATTGGCATCGACTTTGCTTATCCTTTCAG GTTGCACCAGGTGTCCTTTGAAGCGCCCGTGTGTGAGGGTATTAGGAGGGAACGCGTTTTCCTTATTGGAGACTATTCATCCTCTGCAGAGTTCTTCGTCACCATTGCGGTCTTTGCCTTCCTGTATTCCCTCATGGCGACCATTGTCTACATCTTCTTTCAGAACAAGTACCGTGAAAACAACCGAGGACCACTCATT GACTTTGTAGTGACTGTGGTGTTCTCCTTCATGTGGCTGGTCAGTTCTTCTGCCTGGGCCAAGGCTTTGTCTGAGGTGAAAATGGCCACTGATCCAGATGAGGTGCAGCTCCTTATCTCTGCCTGCAAAGTCCAGACCAACAAGTGTGGCTCTCTGCATGGACCACGCTGGTCCGGACTCAACACCTCAGTG GTTTTTGGGTTTCTCAACTTTGTTCTATGGGCTGGGAACATCTGGTTTGTCTTTAAGGAGACCGGTTGGCACAAGGGCGCTACAAGGTTAGCAGGCGGGGCATCTGAGAAACAGTCCAACACCTTTAACCAGCAGTGCTACAACCAGGGAAGCTTCGACCAGTCAGGGAGCTACAACACCCAGGGAAACCTCGGACAGCCATCTGAGTACAGCCAGGTGGGAGGGCCCACCTCCTACTCCAATCAAATGTAG
- the LOC120558233 gene encoding zinc finger protein 436-like isoform X2: protein MLITLTKDALEITHHGRDGLDGQQYTEQDWSPSLDHKDSDPPQIKKEKFPSSSPQEVTDHYYELPLQSESSYDEPNSSSPSHGQTGNNKTFYTAEKKRRAVEGEGCKLSTLTVPQPSYYFSLDNTAAQREYGENTEGVVNGECIKTLTPTGTRQKKKHNSNLRSRKRDSIGVKEDMNDLTRERRHTCPICAKRFKESGHLRDHVRIHTGEKPFQCKECGMNFRQSGTLTLHMRIHTGERPHQCSDCGRRFNRKGDMKTHRMTHTGERPHLCVLCGKSFKRKSNLNTHLKLHSEDKMDYTQPL from the exons ATGCTGATAACACTTACAAAAG ATGCGCTTGAGATCACTCATCATGGGCGGGATGGGCTTGATGGGCAGCAGTACACTGAACAAGACTGGAGCCCCAGTCTGGACCACAAGGACTCTGATCCCCCTCagataaaaaaggaaaagtttCCATCATCTAGTCCTCAGGAAGTTACTGACCACTACTATGAACTCCCTCTTCAGTCAGAGAGCAGTTATGATGAGCCTAATTCTTCAAGCCCCAGCCACGGCCAGACTGGgaacaacaaaacattttacacagcggagaaaaagagaagagctGTTGAAGGAGAAGGCTGCAAACTGTCCACGCTGACAGTTCCTCAGCCCTCCTACTACTTCAGTCTAGACAATACTGCAGCTCAACGTGAATACGGAGAGAATACAGAAGGTGTGGTGAATGGAGAATGTATTAAGACCCTCACACCAACAGGAACGAGgcaaaagaaaaagcacaacTCCAACTTGCGCAGTAGGAAAAGAGACAGTATTGGAGTGAAAGAAGACATGAATGATCTGACCAGGGAGAGAAGACATACTTGTCCCATCTGCGCAAAACGTTTTAAGGAATCGGGCCATTTGAGGGATCAtgtgagaatccacacaggagagaagccctTCCAGTGTAAGGAATGCGGCATGAACTTTAGACAGAGTGGAACTTTGACTttgcacatgagaatccacacggGGGAACGGCCACACCAGTGCAGCGACTGTGGTCGGCGCTTCAATCGAAAAGGCGACATGAAGACTCACAGGATGACGCACACGGGGGAAAGACCCCATCTGTGCGTGTTGTGTGGGAAAAGCTTTAAAAGGAAGAGCAACTTAAACACACATCTAAAGCTCCATTCAGAGGACAAAATGGATTACACACAACCGTTGTGA